Below is a window of Macadamia integrifolia cultivar HAES 741 chromosome 8, SCU_Mint_v3, whole genome shotgun sequence DNA.
AGCCATGAAAACAGGAGAGGAATGTAAATCCGCAACGATTTGTTTTGCCACTTACATAAGTTTCAATAGGTTATTGAGAATATGGTACAACAATAAGGAAAGGGATATACACAATAATGATAAAAAGAGCAACTCAGAGCACAAAGTTcctgctactgcaaggtctggtTAATGGAGACAATGCTAGGAAACTAAATGCTAGTGGTTGGCTATTTTGGCCATTATTTCAAGAGGAAAGGGGAGACAAGCTAGAACTTCTGAAAATTTTCAGTATAGAATTGGAAAAAGGAAAGGCTTGGATGGAAACCTGATGTTCCTAGGTTGatactgagaggggggtgaatcagtggttctaaaaattttcttatttgcaACCCAACAAAAACTTCCAATTTCCAAGTTCTTGATTGGCCAGGGAAATCACGCAAACAACGACACGTtcacctcacaccacaatgtggttGGGTCTACCAGACAgtgtcccaccactctgcacaacacACACTTCAAATATCTGTAAAAAATAAATGGgagacaataacaccagatatacgtggttcagccAGAGTGCCTACAtccacggaggaatacccatatagggtttcgtatttcccCAATATTCAACTTTGTAATCGCTACAATGGTCCAGGAACTTATTCCTACTTCAATCTAAGATGCAACTTAGACAAGGACAATTaccccacaccctagacaagccccaacttgctaggttcacaattttaaatcaataagataaaatcccaacccaatagaccattgatctagagtttctcaacaataaacactctagaatacaaaaatagggatttcagataTGGGTTATCTCAGCCTGTGTAGACCCTGTTGATGATTGCTTGCTTAACGTATAGAAGAACACGTTCAAACTACTGATGCAATGATCTCCATCAACCAATTAAATTGAGAATACTTGCAATACGAACTTCCAACAATATGTAACAGTAAACAATgcaccttcttttcttcttcttcaaatcagtaAAGAGAAACCAAGAAGAAACCCATACAAGTGTTGCAGCAACAGAAACAATCTCTTCATCTCCCTTGATTTATTTTAACATTGAAGAACAAGAGAACTCcccttctttctctgtaattttcAGTTGCATCTCTGAAGTTCTACCCGGTTCTGCTCCAAGAGTGTATTTATTCATCTGATTGAAGACCTTTCCATGTTTCACAAGAGTTCAATAGTGATCAGCAACAAAGAGTTCATTAAGCCACGCAAGTAAGTAAAGAGTCCATTGCAGACTTCAACCctgtcttccttttcttcttttattattttttatacaatCCTTCTTAACCTCTCTAATCATATGCCAGTAGTTGCTGCCACACATGAAACAACTTCCACAAGATCTGAAATTATGTTGGCTGATTTGTTCTCTTAACGGAGGATCTTTGTTGACTCCAGAATCCATGTAGAAGTGAGCTGCTGATGTAGCGCTTGGACTGTAAGACAATAGAACCTTATTTATCTCAGCTTATGAAGCATGCAATTTGAACCCATATCCTTGTTGGTGTTAACCACGACAACTGGTTGAACGGGGCTGCATAAAACTCTTGCTATGATCTCTATTATCACATGTAATGATTGCAATCCGGCTATAAAAGTGCTGCTGTTCACATATGAGACATTGAGAGTTCTAATAGGActttacttctttttctttggattaGCAGTAGCTTAATTTGTGCCATATCATCATACTAAAATTTACCAACTGGGCCCAACTCCAATTGCTTAATTGCTACATCATCATATGGTGCTATGGTGCTTTGCTGATTTCCCTGGGTTGTTGTACTATAACTCTTGCTgtgcatttttcttttctaatcaAAGATGTTACACATTCAAACTTGCGGGCTCTATTACATATAATGCTTGCTTACCACATCAAACTACCTTTCTTATCCAATGAGATGCTGAATTAGCTGACTAGGACCGATATAGTCTAATTAGTTCAACATTGAACCCAAATATTGAACCCATAATTCAGAGCCAACCCAAACATCAATCCCAATACCGAACCAGAACCACCACACTGTTAACAATGACGACACTTGGACCCAATTTCCCAACAAAACCTAATGAGTATTTATACACCATCAGAGGCAGCTTCAACAAGCTTCTTCGTCATTCTTCCAGTAACAGCATCAACGAGGACAATGGACTGGTGATCCACTGTTAGTGATCACCATCATACTGGTATGGAGAGCCATCATGCAGTAGATATATAAATATGAACAAGCAGCAACTGGAACCACTTTACTAGGAAGCATGGAGACTGAAAAGTTTATATATTTTGGGGAGCCTTGGTTTCAGTCCAGTTTGATGAGAATCTGTGAGTCATCTCTATTCAATATGTTCGATCATTATTTACAGAAGATGAAAATTCAATCTCTGAAATGATTGATGCATGCATATTCAACAAATAACCAACCCTGAAGAACCCCACAAAAACTTAGGGGGAGCTGATCCAAGGTTCCCTGATCAGCTCAATCCTTCCAAGGGGAAAAGCAGTAAAACTATTGCAAGGATGGAACCAGAGGATCTtccgtggatgactagtctcaGCTATAACAATTACAAAGGAACATTTCCTGTCAGACGAATGTGGTCCAGGGTACGACGTAAGCCATATCTATTTACGGCAGCATTGGCAGCTCTGAATCCTTCACCATAGGCTGTTGAGGTGTCTTGAGCAATCTGGTGCATGAAGAAttcacccagtttattctcaaCATCAGATTTTCTACCTTTtttagatgaagaagatgatggagcTGTTGATGTAGATGGCATGCCTCTAGATCCAGGCATGACCTCTGACTCAAGCCACATGTGAGAGAGAACCTGACAGATGCCTTCTTCCACCTCAGGGATTAGATTGCAGTACCCTgctttgatttgaaaaattatGAGACAATGCCCATTACAAAATGCTTCTAAACAAAAAGGTAGAAAAGATTATTGGCATATATTACCTTTGAGGCGTAACCATCCATGCATCAATTCATGTGCAAGGATAGAACCTGTTAATAATCTGCATCGAATTACATACATATATGAGGGTTTCTGTTAAGAATCAGCCAGGCTCAACCTGAGACTGAAGATTGGAACACCACTCAACTGTTATGCTCCTTCTACTAGCAGAAAAGAATTTGCAAGAAAAGCAGAGACATAGGCATCAAAAGATGCAGGCTCCAATAGAAATTTAATTCATCGAGTGTCATTTACATCATGTCTAGGATAAGATGCAGTTAATGAAATATTAAATCAGATTTTCCTGAAAGGAGTGAGATCCGCTTCACAAATGGCATGGTCAACATTATTATTCTCAGGGATCTGTTTAAAATTGATTGTAGTAAAGTTTTGATTATGTTTTGAGGCTATATCGTTTAGAAGGGAAAATATGCTCTAAAAACATCGAATTATAATTGCTTTATAACTTTATTTTATAATTCAGGTGGAACGAAATAAATAGATATCACCAGAAATAAAAGTTCTGTTACTATAGCCACTGGaagtgagaaaaaaattgaaaggaaCCAAGCCATGAGTTCCTTGCTGTGTTCCAAATATGATCAGAATGTAGTTTTATGTTGTTATtcatttaaatttcattttgggaaaaaaattgtagGATGGTATTAGATTGTTATTGAGCTTCTTCCTAGTAGGCTGACTCTAGGGACAACTCCCCTCTCCCCACACCAAcaccccccaacaaaaaaaataaaaagagggtgCACACTGAAAAACCTTTCTTTTGTGGAAGTCTCACATGAACTGACTATTTGGTTCTTGATATCTGATCCCACTACTTTTATATAGGTACACAGTGTTTCACTTGTCATCACTGAAGGGACATGATCTCATGACTACATAGGTACACGGTGAACTTGCACCGGTACAGGTAAACTGTTTTGAACAACAGGAATTATTCCACTACCTCAGTTGACATGGGAGATCATTTCTGTTACCAGACAATCAGCAAAATATATGCAATAGCCTAACGGAGTAGGGAAGCAGAGGACAGGGGgttttgaatcataaattttcAGTGAAATCAAAATGCTTTTTGGgatggaagaaaaaggagaaccACTGGAAGCATTCAAGAGAAAAAATTTATTGTAACTATGCCTCAGTTTCCTTCTTCCCGCCAGCATTCAAGCCGCATTGacagaaaaaaatgataacTAATCACGTCAACATGCAAACAGTCATCATGTAGTTCTATATTGATTTATAGCTTTGTCTTTAGCTGCAGAAATAGTGTATCTCAGTTCCAATTGAATACCACTCAGAAGCTTCTCCAATATCGGAGTCTAAAGCAAAACTAAACAAAACTGAAGCAACAATAAATTTCAAACTCCCTAAGGACTGGTTAAAAGAAGGCCACTGTGTAGTCAGTTCTCATCCTTACATCACATCTGCCTCATTTTGAAAGCCCATGTTTGATGCCCCTTATCTTAACAGATTTCACTGTGAAGACTGAATTTACAGAAAGAAATTGGCACTATAAGCATCAGAAACATACAGTGGAAGAACaaaaagttaaatggttcttaAGATTAGTACCTTGGGAGGCCATAAAGAACAAGGATGGCTGTAACCTCACATTTTCGAGTCAgtttttgagaatattttttcatGCCTATAAGCCGGTTGCCCCCAATTCTTGGCCTTTGATGTATCTAAAGAAGTtaaagagaaaatggaagaataatgaaaatttgCTACTTCAACTTATGAAGATAAAGTAAATTTTATGAATAAGGAAAAACCAAGTTATAGATGCCCAGTCATACAGCGCTAACAGTCTGCTCTTCAGATAGACATAAACCCCTTGTCTCAGGCATTTGCTGGTGGCCCTGTAAAGAAGAATAGGTTTTGAATCAAGTACTTGCATAAACAAAGTTCGTAAATTATAGTAGAAGATTTCATTATTTACATTTTTCTCCCCTTCAATAGCTTCATTGAGGGCTTGTCTTTCAACCAGCAGCATGGGAATCTGTTGATCTAGTTTCATATTCATTCCTTCATAGTAGTCTCTGATGGAATGGTAAAGGGGTTGGCAGTCACCGGTGTCCATGATAGCAGACTCCATACACTCGAAACATAGACTCCGTCCATCACCCAAAGAAATGTATCTTGCCTTCCATGACTATATTACAATAACAAACCACCGTCACAGCAACAAGAACAATCAAGGATGACATTTCAACTGCTTTGGATCATAAATAttatgagggaaaaaaaaagtagactAACTGAAACACCAGAGTGACAGTTCCTTAATGATATAGTAGAAATGACTGAAGGACCACAGTTGGTATAGTATAAAATTATCATACCTCCAGCCGTTCACAACTACAACAACGAGCAGTATTATCATATTCATGTTGAGGACAATATTTTTGACACCAAAATGGATGAGATCTATACTCAATTAAACCAGCTCCATTTATAGGGATCTGGAAAGATAGAAGAAATGATGAGAATATAAAACcatgataataaaaaatttggttGCCAAATTCATGAGAAACAATAAGACTTAGATATTGGATCTCTTCCTGGACCAAGAAGAATAACCACTTTTGCCCAGCATGCTTTGTGCCAATATACAAGTGTAAATAGTGCTTTGCAGTTCATTTATGCTAGTCTCTTATAACTTAGGGTATACAAATACGACACAATTACCATTAGTCATCATCTTAAGAACAGCACTCGAGAAAGGACGTAATCATTCTAATTTTGTACCCACAGTTTCATTAAAAGCAAAGTCCAATAGTGTCTGTAGAGCTGGGAAAGCTGAGTTTGAACCAATTGTACAAAGTTCATGTGTATTATGAGAACTACCATTGAAGTGTAAAGGTAAAAAGGTACCCCTACTCATCAATAACAATAAAATCGCATAAATTAAAGAAACTTGGGAAACGAATAACGTATGGCCTAGTGAAGAACTGTAAGAAATAGAGTTTGAAGAGTAGTATTTCCTTACATAATTATGGCAAACTTCACATTTGGGATGGTGCAACTGTTTGAAACAGGACTTGTGGTATGGATTCCTACCTGATAAGGAAAACTTTGATTCAACACAGAAAAAGAATTTGTAAGAGGTGGACATAAGAATTGGATTTTAATTTATGCAATAGGTGGGCACAACTAATGACATAAAGAACGTGTATATGCAATATTCAAAATTTCCTGGAGAATCATCATGGGGGAAAATAAACATGTTTTAGGAACCCAATACCTCATGCTCAGTGATTGGGTGACGGCAAGCATAACAACGGAAACATTCTGGGTGCCAAAAGGCTCCATCACATCCTAAATAATTTGCACAGCCTATTTGGCGATTACAGCCACCACAAAATCTGCAATATGCACATGAATACTGCCATGATCAATGATCAATCAGGAACCAGATTGTGAAATTACAGGACTTGAAATCAAATCACCCAATTATGAAATACTCACATCCCAGATGAAAAAATAACTTAATGGTACTTGTTTatctaatatatattttataaccTTGAAACTTAACATTATTGTTCAAAAAACATTAATTTGTTTCTTCTGTTTGATTCATTCTACATAATTatgataaattttaaaaatgggTATAACTTTGTAAATTCAGAATTCAGATATCAAGTGTTCCTCATTATGTCCACTTAACGGGGAAAGTGCCATTACCCAAGAAATTTACTATTGGCCCCTTTCATTGGAGCAATATATCTACGGAAAGACAAAGGAAAGCTTAGACAAATCAGAGGATCTCTTGGCTAGCTGATTAAGGTGTTGTTTTAATTCAGCAGGCTCCAAAAGTGGCTTGACTTGGGCAAATTAACAACTTGGTCGTTACCTACTACAACCATTAGTTGAGCCTTGTAATGGTACTTGCATTCTGACTTGGTGGACTAGGCCCATGAAAAATAATAGAATCAACCAAGTAAAGAAGTCAACTCACCAAAATTTTCATCCATGATAACCAAAGAAAAGCAGTAACAATGTTGGTAAGAGACAATGGAGAATTTCAATGAAACTAACCTATATCCTCCAGGGAAATACTGTGGAGGACTGTAAGGAGGATATTCAGGCAATCCTTCTTTAGGTGCTCTATTGTCTCTGCGGCTTCTGTATCCTGAAATCCAAATATTCAATATATCAGATTATGTTATAATcctggaaagaaagaaaaaaagggacaaTCACCTAAGGCTTTCAATATATCCTCATGAACATGGAAGACAGAAACCCAAAGTTAAAACTCAAAGAAGTGAAAAGAAGTGTTTTGCCTAATCTACAAATCAAAATAGACCAGAAAAATCTTCCCTTTCATCTGATTCTCGTTTTAAGTGTAAAGCAGTCCAATTTCAATGCAACCTACCATTTGGATTCTTTAAATCATCAGTCAGAGCAACTGCGACTGGACGGCCCAATTCATCATTTTCCGTTCTGGTTCTGGGTCTGTCATCCTGACAATGAGTTACACAAAGCTTAGTCATTGAACTTCTGACttccagaaaggaaaaaaaaaaagaagaagaagaagaagagagaaatggGAAGATATGAAGAAAATAGCTAAAACTACAGTTATCATAGACTAAGACATAATTATgtagatagaaataaaattgttTTAGCAATCTAAGCATGAATCCTTCCATCCATCCGTCCATCCTAGcaactgaaataggaaaaaaaagagtagaCATCCATGCTCTGTCTTGTCCAACTTACATTTAATTTCGGAGCAGTTCTTGAGCACAAGAAAGTGGAATGTTCGAGTCTAAATATAACTTTTAAGTCGTCACCTCAGTAACATCTCTATTGTCATCATAAGAACAATAACTTAATAAACCAAGAGAAAAGTTACAGAATGAAAATACCGTAGATTTCGCTGGAGCAGAGGACACCATGTTTTCATCCCCGAGAAGCTGTGGACGATGATGTCTACTCATTTCTCCACGATCTGACCCAACTTTAAAGAACTTGCCGATCCATTTCATGAAGCGAGACTTTCTTTCGGTATCTGAGGAAACAAATTGGTTTGTTCATCACTATCAAATAAAATAGTAGAAAAGCACCAAAGAGAGAGCCATGAACACTCTGTCTAGCGATGTTCTTCCTAGCAAAATTAACGAATATTACGGCGTAGGCCACTAATTTCCAAGTAATCGAACTGATCGATACTACAGAAACTGAAAACATTCAATAGCGCATACTACTGGTTTCGATAGTAGCGATTGAAAAGTATTTTCCAATGATTTAAAAATGGAAAACGCAGGTAATATGGATAAAGAAGACGAACATGTAATATATATTCTcaaaatcaatagaagaaaaagaagtgagGAAGCGCACCGTGGACGCAAGGCTGATTGAAACGATTCACCCCCGAAGAAGCCATGAATGTAGAAACCAAGGGCGTCAATTTTGTCCAAATTTGGACGAGACGAAAAGGAAAAttagaaaggaaatgaagaaaggaagatgaggagaagaagaagaagaagaaagagcccGCAAAAATTGGTAACagagaaatgaggaagaaagcATAATAAAAGGCTATGGGCAGAGAATATCTTTCTCTGCGTCTATTTagctcagagagagagagagagagagagagagagatgcttgTCTTCTTCGAAAGCAACGAAAGAGAAAGTTGGGCGATcgctaaaaaagaaaagagatttgGGGGCGGGCGGGAGGGGTGGGTGGGAATATGCTCTGAGgcgagaaggggaagaaggtaAAGTAGAGGTGGACGGTTGAGAACTGCAGAGAGAAGCTGCGGGAGGCGCACGCAGCacgtttctgtttttctttttccctccaaaAGATCAATAAACTATATCCCCTCAACGTTCTTTCTACTCAGTTTATCATAACCGATTAAAATATAATTTCCcaaagaa
It encodes the following:
- the LOC122085953 gene encoding protein DA1-related 2-like isoform X1, with protein sequence MASSGVNRFNQPCVHDTERKSRFMKWIGKFFKVGSDRGEMSRHHRPQLLGDENMVSSAPAKSTDDRPRTRTENDELGRPVAVALTDDLKNPNGYRSRRDNRAPKEGLPEYPPYSPPQYFPGGYRFCGGCNRQIGCANYLGCDGAFWHPECFRCYACRHPITEHEFSLSGRNPYHKSCFKQLHHPKCEVCHNYIPINGAGLIEYRSHPFWCQKYCPQHEYDNTARCCSCERLESWKARYISLGDGRSLCFECMESAIMDTGDCQPLYHSIRDYYEGMNMKLDQQIPMLLVERQALNEAIEGEKNGHQQMPETRGLCLSEEQTVSAIHQRPRIGGNRLIGMKKYSQKLTRKCEVTAILVLYGLPRLLTGSILAHELMHGWLRLKGYCNLIPEVEEGICQVLSHMWLESEVMPGSRGMPSTSTAPSSSSSKKGRKSDVENKLGEFFMHQIAQDTSTAYGEGFRAANAAVNRYGLRRTLDHIRLTGNVPL
- the LOC122085953 gene encoding protein DA1-related 2-like isoform X2, producing MASSGVNRFNQPCVHDTERKSRFMKWIGKFFKVGSDRGEMSRHHRPQLLGDENMVSSAPAKSTDDRPRTRTENDELGRPVAVALTDDLKNPNGYRSRRDNRAPKEGLPEYPPYSPPQYFPGGYRFCGGCNRQIGCANYLGCDGAFWHPECFRCYACRHPITEHEFSLSGRNPYHKSCFKQLHHPKCEVCHNYSWKARYISLGDGRSLCFECMESAIMDTGDCQPLYHSIRDYYEGMNMKLDQQIPMLLVERQALNEAIEGEKNGHQQMPETRGLCLSEEQTVSAIHQRPRIGGNRLIGMKKYSQKLTRKCEVTAILVLYGLPRLLTGSILAHELMHGWLRLKGYCNLIPEVEEGICQVLSHMWLESEVMPGSRGMPSTSTAPSSSSSKKGRKSDVENKLGEFFMHQIAQDTSTAYGEGFRAANAAVNRYGLRRTLDHIRLTGNVPL